TTCGTCGGCGCGAGCCATGGCGGCGAAGGCACAGGCCAGCTCGACCGGGTCATGGCCTTCAGCGACCAGGCGCTCGACCAGCGTACGCTGCTCGTCGCTGCCGGCGGTCAGGGTGCCGACCACACGCTGATGGAAGATCTCGTCGCGATGGGCGCGAATGGCGGCCTCGTCGGGCAGCGGCATGTCGCTCAGATGCTGGCCGGTGGCCTGCTCGATCCAGCGCACCTTGCGGGTCTCGCGGAAGCCAACGAAGGTGATGGCTACGCCGCTACGACCGGCACGACCGGTACGGCCGATGCGGTGGGTGTAGGCCTCGGAATCCTGCGGCAGGTCATAGTTGATGACGTGGGTGATACGCGGCACGTCGAGGCCGCGAGCGGCCACGTCGGTTGCGATCAGCACGTCGACCTTGCCGCGCTTGAGGCGCGTGATGGTGCGCTCGCGCAGGCTCTGGTCTAGATCACCGGACAGGCCAGCGGCGTTGACGCCGCGTGCGGTCAGCTGCTCCACCAGGGTGGTGCAGGCGGCACGGGTCCGCACGAAGACGATGGCACCATCGACCGGCTCGACCTCGAGAATGCGCGACAGCGCCTCGAGCTTGGCACCGCCTTCGACGCGCACCATGCGCTGGTCGATGCTGTCAGCGGTACCCTGAGCGGCCTCGATGGTCACCTTGACCGGGTCGACCAGGTAGCGATTGACGATACGCTCGATCTCGGTCGGCAGGGTCGCGGAGAAGAACACCCGCTGAGCGTCTTTCGGGGTATCGGCGACGACACGCTTGACGTCATCGATGAAGCCCATGCGCAGCATCTCGTCGGCTTCGTCGAGCACCAGGGCGGACAGGCCGTCGAGCTTCAGGCTGCCACGATCCAGGTGATCGATGATGCGGCCGGGGGTGCCGACCACGACCTGGGCGCCACGCTTCAGGGCACCCAGCTGCTCACGGTATTCCTGGCCACCACAAAGGGTCGCGACCTGCAGGCCCTGCAGGTTCTGGCCGTACTTGCTGAAGGACACAGCGACCTGCTGAGCCAGCTCACGGGTCGGCGCCATCACCAGCACCTGGGGCTCGCGACGGGCGAGGTCAACACGCGACAGAATCGGCAGGGCAAAGGCAGCGGTCTTGCCGGTACCGGTCTGAGCCTGGCCGATCATGTCACGGCCTTCGAGCAGGGCAGGAATGGTCTGCGCCTGAATCGGAGAAGGAGTTTCGTAGCCCAGGGTTTCGAGGGCAGTCAGCACGGCAGGCAGCAGTGCCAGTTCGCCGAAGCTCGGCGAGGCGACAGAAGTCGAGGTCATCAATCACACCTTGGTAGGCCGGTCAGTACCGGCAACAGAGTTTGGTGGCGTCCCCGACCCGAAACACGCAATAGCACAGGATCCACGAAGGGCCTGTAGGGTCGAATGCGAGCCACCCCATGTCGGGGCTGGCTCGGGGCGGAGTCTGGGACGCCGGTCGCACCTGGCATTCGGTTCGCGTCGTAACACGGGCATGGCCCGGATCAAACGAGCTTCGAACAAGCACGGGGGCCTGCCGGAAACTCTCGGCGAACCGCTGTGGCGACCTTACGCGCCTTGCCATCGGGCAGTGGGCGCTCCATCTACAAATCCAGGCGCACTGGGCGAGGCCTTGGGCCTGCCCCGGGCGAACACTTGGCGAGCCCGGTCACAGCGCTTGGTCGCGGATCATCGCGCCTGGCGTCTTGCGAAAGCTTGCCATCCCAACCTAATGAGGCGGGTGCAATTCGTCATGATGGTGGGGGTCAACACATGCGAGGAGAGCGCATGCTATCATCGCGCTCCTTGCCATGCCAGCCTTTTCGGGAGCCGTGAATGCCTAGCCTGTGGGTCGATGCCGATGCCTGCCCGCGTGTCGCACGCGAGATCATCGTGCGTGCCGCCGAACGCACCCAGACGCCGACCTGGTTCGTCGCCAACCACCAAGTACCGCTGCCGGCCTCGCCCTGGGTCAAGCCGCTTTCGGTGGCGAGTGGCTTCGATGCCGCCGATGACGAGATCGTGCGCCGCCTGACACCCGGCGACCTGCTGATCACCGCCGACCTGCCGCTGGCCCAGGAGGCCATCGACAAGGGTGCTGCAGTGATGACCAACCGGGGCGAGACCCTGGATCGCAGCAATATCCGCGCTCGGGTACAGATGAGGGATTTCATGGAGACGATGCGCTCCAGCGGCGAGCATACCGGCGGCCCCAAGGGCTACTCCGATGTCGATCGCCGAGAGTTCGCCAATGCCCTGGACCGCTGGCTGGCCAAGAACGCCTGAGCAGGTCGCCTCTTACAGATTCGGCGCACACAAGGACAGGCATGGGAGCGCACTCCAGCCGCGAGCACACCGGCGGCCCCAAGGGGCTCTCTCATAGGACTGCCGGGACGTGGATCGCCGAGAGTTCGCCAATGCCCTGGACCGCTGGCTGGCCAAGAACGTCTAGCCCCTCTCGACGCAGACTCCGACCAGCACCATGAAGCCTCCTGAAGACAGGAGGCTTTCTAATGACGCCAACTTGCTATGCCGGCTTACGGCGAACGCCCTGACCCGGCAGGCGCTCACGGTCGTGGGGGCGCTCGAGATCGAGGGCGGGGCCCTTGGGCACGATACGGGTCGGGTTGATGGTGTCGTGGCTGTAATAGTAGTGGCGCTTGATGTGATCCATGTTCACCGTCTCCCTGATGCCCGGCCACTGATAAAGCTCGCGGAGATAGTGCGAGAGGTTCGGGTAGTCCTCGATGCGCCGGATATTGCACTTGAAGTGGCCGTGATAGACGGCATCGAAGCGGATGAGGGTGGTGAACAGGCGAATATCGGCCTCGGTCAGCCACTCGCCGGCCAGGTAGCGATGCTCACCGAGCCGCGCCTCCATACGGTCGAGAGACTCGAACAGCGCGGTGACATGCTTCTCGTAGACGGCCTGATCGGTGGCGAAGCCTGTCTTGTAGACGCCGTTGTTGATGTGGTCGTAGACATCGGCGTTGATCGTGTCGATGGTCTCGCGCAGATCGGCAGGGTAGAAGTCCAGGCGATTGCCGGTGATGCCGTCGAAGGCATCGTTGAACATGCGCAGCAAATCGGCGGATTCATTGCTGACGATGTTGCCGGCCTGCTTGTCCCAGAGAGCCGGGACTGTGACGCGGCCCGTGTAGTGCGGGTCGGTCAGGGTATAGAGCTCCCGATGGTAGTGCGCCCCATTGATCGGATCGCCACTCGAGCCCTCGTCCTGGTGATAGCTCCAGCCCTGATCGAGCATCAGCGGGCTGACGTGGGAGCTGCCGATCAGGTCATCGAGCCCCTTCAGGCGACGCAGAATCAGGGCACGATGTGCCCAGGGGCAGGCCAGCGAGACATAGAGATGGTAGCGGCCGGCCTCGGCGGGGCGCCCCGGCTGGCCATCCGGGCCTTCGCCGCCACCGGCGGTCA
The genomic region above belongs to Halomonas sp. YLGW01 and contains:
- a CDS encoding DEAD/DEAH box helicase produces the protein MTSTSVASPSFGELALLPAVLTALETLGYETPSPIQAQTIPALLEGRDMIGQAQTGTGKTAAFALPILSRVDLARREPQVLVMAPTRELAQQVAVSFSKYGQNLQGLQVATLCGGQEYREQLGALKRGAQVVVGTPGRIIDHLDRGSLKLDGLSALVLDEADEMLRMGFIDDVKRVVADTPKDAQRVFFSATLPTEIERIVNRYLVDPVKVTIEAAQGTADSIDQRMVRVEGGAKLEALSRILEVEPVDGAIVFVRTRAACTTLVEQLTARGVNAAGLSGDLDQSLRERTITRLKRGKVDVLIATDVAARGLDVPRITHVINYDLPQDSEAYTHRIGRTGRAGRSGVAITFVGFRETRKVRWIEQATGQHLSDMPLPDEAAIRAHRDEIFHQRVVGTLTAGSDEQRTLVERLVAEGHDPVELACAFAAMARADEAPIGRMQAPKERNDRNSRDGKPKRRDSAPREGMTRYRVAVGHKDGVKPGQLVGALANEGGIEGARIGRIDIRNAFSVVELPSSLPASILSKMARAKVGGRPLEISEDSGAPERAPRRRNNDDAPVRRRSQA
- a CDS encoding YaiI/YqxD family protein; translated protein: MPSLWVDADACPRVAREIIVRAAERTQTPTWFVANHQVPLPASPWVKPLSVASGFDAADDEIVRRLTPGDLLITADLPLAQEAIDKGAAVMTNRGETLDRSNIRARVQMRDFMETMRSSGEHTGGPKGYSDVDRREFANALDRWLAKNA
- a CDS encoding glutathione S-transferase family protein; amino-acid sequence: MGLLIDGKWHDQWYDTKKHGGEFVRESAKLRDWVTAGGGEGPDGQPGRPAEAGRYHLYVSLACPWAHRALILRRLKGLDDLIGSSHVSPLMLDQGWSYHQDEGSSGDPINGAHYHRELYTLTDPHYTGRVTVPALWDKQAGNIVSNESADLLRMFNDAFDGITGNRLDFYPADLRETIDTINADVYDHINNGVYKTGFATDQAVYEKHVTALFESLDRMEARLGEHRYLAGEWLTEADIRLFTTLIRFDAVYHGHFKCNIRRIEDYPNLSHYLRELYQWPGIRETVNMDHIKRHYYYSHDTINPTRIVPKGPALDLERPHDRERLPGQGVRRKPA